GAAATACCTTTTTCAACTAAATGGTATCTTGGATCTACCTGTTTATTTTTTAATGGTTCTTTACTAGCATAAGCTTTTAAATGCTGTACTACCGCTCTTATACCAGTCTTAATATCTGGAAAACTATCCCCTTTAGCTCCTCCACCTACGGCACCAATACCTGCAAAATTATTTTGGTCTGATCCAACATCGCCCCCAAACTTAAGATAGCCTGTTTCTTTCATCATCTGAACAAAAGCAACATCTGGACGAATCCCTTCATACTCTGCTTCTTCCCATGTAGAGTTGACAAAATAAACTATGTCATCCTCACTTTTATTAGGATTTCCATTTTTTAAGTATGTAACAGCTTGTCCTTTTGTAATTTCTGCTTTTCCCATAATAGGCGTTTTAGAAGATGAGACCTGTAAATAATTTAGTGTACGAGAATTTTTCTTAACCACCTTTATAGAATCATTCTGCACTGGTTCCTTACTTTTAATTTTAATAGATTTAATATCTTCACTCGTATTCCCTTTATCATCTTTCATCATAAACTTTAGATTATACTGTCCACTATAGAAATTTGAAATGTCAAATTTGTAATTAAAATTAGTTATATATAAATTTTTACTTTCTCTTTCTATAGCTTTTTTATCCTTTAGGTTTAAATCTCCTAACTTAGAATCGTTAATAAGTATGGATACACTAGTTAAATCATTGGCACTTTCAATAACTCCATCTATATATCCTTCTTCTAGTGTATTACCTTCTTTGAGATTTCCTAAAGTTACCTTTACTGATGATTGTTTAAGCGTCTCTATACCATAAGCAACTTGTGGTGTAAAAATAAGGCTTATAACAAATAGAGACAGAAATACCGAATAAATCTTTATACCTATCTTTTTCATATTATCCCTCCATATATTAATAATATAATAATTGATGTAGATTTTATAAAGGGATCTATTTAAGTGAAGGTATTTTGTAACTATAAATTAAAAGTTGTCTTGTTTTGTTGTAGTATAGCTTTTTATATAGTTTTCCAATTCTATTAATTCTACATCTATATATGAAAATCCTTCTAAAAGAACTTTTTATTTAAAAAATTAATGTTTTTTTTAATACTATTGAATTTTACTCTTGAAATTTAACAGTATCTACTATGGTTTTAAAAATTCTACTCATATTACTGGTAAAGTTCTTCTTATTTACGAAAAATGAAAACCTAATAAACTTATTACCTCTTTCAATGAAATACTCCTCAGCTCTATAAATATTCCCTGGGGTAACTTCTATTTCGTATGTAATCAAGTATCCATTCCCTTTATCAGTTTCTAATTTCTCCATACTATAATTAATTATTTTATTTTGTTTTTCTGATATATCTTTGCTTTGCTCTAGAAACTCCTTTAATTTTTTTTTACTATTCCATATTTCAACATACCCATTTATAACACCATCAGGGGATTTAAAATTGTTATGATATATTATCTCCCCACCCCCAAATGATTCCTCTTTAGTTTGCCAGTTAACTGGTAATAAATATTTTAAAGTTTTTTCACTGTCACTATACTGTTTCAATTCTTGTATATTATTTTGAGTAAATGTACTTAACTTTAATCTATCATGTAATTTTGTTTCTCCGAACATCATTAACCCCATAAGTAAAAATAGAACTAAAACAGTAAATACTTTTTTCCCATGTAAAACCATTAACCTCATATAATACCCTCCATTCTTTTTTACAAATACAGTAAACTATATGAAATTATTTTTGCTTTTATTCCAAAATAAAAACTGCCTTGTCTAAAATCTTAAGGCAGTTTTTATAATTATATATTAAATCTTTAGCATTTCTTTATAGGTATAACAACTGTAGACTTTCTAAAATCGTA
The nucleotide sequence above comes from Hathewaya histolytica. Encoded proteins:
- a CDS encoding PsbP-related protein, yielding MRLMVLHGKKVFTVLVLFLLMGLMMFGETKLHDRLKLSTFTQNNIQELKQYSDSEKTLKYLLPVNWQTKEESFGGGEIIYHNNFKSPDGVINGYVEIWNSKKKLKEFLEQSKDISEKQNKIINYSMEKLETDKGNGYLITYEIEVTPGNIYRAEEYFIERGNKFIRFSFFVNKKNFTSNMSRIFKTIVDTVKFQE